The Melanotaenia boesemani isolate fMelBoe1 chromosome 12, fMelBoe1.pri, whole genome shotgun sequence genome contains the following window.
AGACTTATTAAAATaggctctgttttttttttaatgttacatACAAGGCTGATTTGCTGTAATGTAATGTCTCCAAGAGTGTATGATTATGAGCTGTAAATTTCTTGAAGACGTATCCAAAAGTGACCCTTGCACTTTTGACTGCTTTCATTCTAGACATTAGTGTCATGCTCAATTTCAAATGCTATCAAAGTGCTAGAGTTGCagcaaataaactttaaaaaagatcAACATCAGTTTTCAGTGACTTGTTGAGAGACTTTTGTTCAAAGACTGTTTGAgaaacttaaatttaaaaaaaaaaacaactatctCTATCATTGTCACCAGACCAGAATGAGATTttgacaaatttaaaaacagctaTTTACAGTTTTAACCAGTGGAATTTACCAAACTCTTACAGACCACGTAAGGATGTTTTCTACAAGTTGATAAGTTCCACAAGTTGATAAGGATTCTATTCTAAATTTCAGGGAAAATGTTACTTAGTATTCACTATTTACTATTAAGTCCTGAAAAGTAAGACGACAGACTGCTGTGTGTCTTTTATCGAACTACGAGGGCACGCACTCAGGCGCACACACAGTATTGAGAGAGTGCTGCCGTGGCTGCTCCACGTTCAGCCAACAGATGTGGGCGGGGTTTTCCAATCAATTCAGCCAATCAACGTCACCCACGACGGGTCAGCGCTGCTATGCTGTGGCTGGGTGATGGGAAGTAATACACTACAGCGGCCAACACATGGGGCTTCTGAGAGTTAGGCTAAGCACTAGTTATAACGTCAGTTGTCATCTGTGGAACATAACGAGATCGACTTGTGAGATCCAAATTCAGCCATGGTTTCAATTGACCATGTATCTCACAAGTTACTGACGTACATCCCATATGTTCTTGTTTTGATTGATATGCGATATGAAGGTAGGAGGCTTACTCGCTGTATTTTACTATCCGAGTTTCTAATAGTCACCAACTAGCTGCTTCACGTTGTCATTTACTTGAACTTTGGTCAATCAAACGACCTGTTTTGGTCAAATTGACATATGTCATAGAAGTGACAGCGTTAGCTTGCTAAGACGCTAGCTGTGTTTGCTGTCGTTAAGCTAGCTCATAACTGCATATTGTTGTTTTAGCATAGAATTGATGAAAAACATACGTGCTTGTTTAGGGACCTATCATCTATCGTGTAAGCTAACTTGTAGTTAAGTAGGGACATATGTTTAATTGCTACATGTCACGCGGTTAGGTTGGGTTGTCCCATAATAGTAAACTTTAAAGGAGTACTGTAGTTGTTGCGATAAGTTGCTCAGATTTGAGCAAGGATATGTGACATACCTTTGCACGTGTGCGTGTTTTTATAGGAGTAAAATGTGGAAAAGATGGAAGTGTGGACAATCACATGGAAATGGGAAAGAAACTGCTCGCTGCTGGCCAGCTAGCTGATGCTCTGTCTCATTTCCATGCTGCTGTTGGTGAGTTGCAGGATGTTTATCTTAGTTTTATAGCAATAATAATACGAATAATAAAGCTTATGTAGTCACATCTTTTTCGGTATTTTGTTAGATGGAGATCCGAAGAACTACATGGCATACTACAGGAGAGCTGCGGTGTTTCTAGCAATGGGGAAGTCTAAATCTGCACTGCCAGATTTAAGCAGAGTTATTGAACTCAAGCCAGACTTCACATctgtgagtttttatttatgcatttttcttaCAACTGGTTTGAAAACAATTATTTTCCACGTTGTTTATAATAAGCAGCAATACACATTTACAACAATGTAAGAAATTACTATACAGAAATATCTGTAAGTCCTCTTCATGTGTgtgcattattttcagtttatctTTGCTGCAAATATGGTTGTGTTTTGATAAGTCAACATTCATGGATATAAGTATATGGAAAGCAAGCTCTTACTGTTTCTCAACAGGCATGGCTGCAGAGGGGACACCTTCTTCTGAAGTGGGGAAAGCTGGATGAAGCGGAGAGTGACTTCAAAAAGGTGGTAAGTATAACAATTTCAAGTTTAAACCAAACTACGGCAGCAAAACGTTGAAAAAAGCAAAAGCTTACCAGGAGATGTCAGTGTTGATCTGTGGTCTGGTTGGACTGGAAACTTTGGAAACTTGGTGAGACGTGACAAACATAGTCAAATATGACTTAAAATAAAGATCTTCACGAAACAGATTAATTGTTTAGAAAGGCTCTTCTGTGGTAGGGCGTGAATAAATCAGTATAGAAACACATAGACTATTTGTTCCTTTGTTCcaggacaaaaaaaactgtattttccTTTGCAAACAGTAGATTTTAGacataaaacatatatatatatatacatatacatatatatatatgtatatatatatttaaaaaaatgagcgGAAGCCTTGTAGCCACAAATTTTTACTGAGATGCATATTTAGAAATCAGTGAGAATTGCTGTTCACACCACCTTGAAGTGTAATCTGCATTAGAGGTGGAAAAAAATTGGTTCTAAACAAGCCCATAGAGAAGATTATTCCTTTAGCTGAGGTTAAAATAAGATGCCTGCTGAAAGTCTGGGGCAAGATTATTAGAAAGCTGCATCATCTGTGTACCTACATAGATGCTGATGTACAGTAGCTGCATAGATAGGGTTGTTATATTAGAAATCCACACAAATAGGTTGTGATCTCAggacaaacaaaaccaaattgcTTGCTTACAAATAACTGTGTGAACACTCTGTCCCAAAGATTAGATCTGAGAAACAAATGTGATTAGTCTGCTTTCCGAGCATTGCCTTATTCTCATTTTACACCCACTGATTCAAAGCAAAGaccaaatgcttttaaaacttaAGTTGCATCCTGTAACTACAACTTTCCCTCGGAAGTACTTGGCTTCCAAAAGACTTTACTGGGCTGTGGGAGTCAGCCTAATGCGGCAGGACTGAAAGTGAGTAGCCAGCTGTTGTGCACACGAGTGAAATCGGTCCATTGCATCTGTTCTCATCTGTGGGTTGATTCTGTCAGATCCATGTGAGTCACAATGCCCAAACATAATCTGGATTTCCCAAGTCTTGATGGATGTCACATTGTGTGGCAAGGACGTGTTTATGAACGATCATAGTTTTAGTCAGTGTTTTCCTgcctttgctttttatttgatgGAGCACATAAAAACCAGTGAAATTTTGGCTTCATTTTGTTTAGGTAAAGCTTAGTGATTAGTCCTGAATTCCTGTTTTGCAGCCTATAACATGAAACTACCTGATTGCTAATCTGGAGGAGAGGTAAGGTGCTACAGGTTGTTCATCGGATTAGAGATTTTAAATACAAGTTAAACTCACTTTCTAGGACTGTTTTAAGGCATAGACGCccttgtcattttaattaaattagcgCCCTCCTTAAAGACAATAATGAGCCACCATTTTTCCAGAGACCGTTTTTTGGTTGCTGCAATTTTATTTGGACAACATTTTACTGATATAATGTCAAGGAAACTCGACAGAGGTGCACAGTGTGCTGCTGCTTCAGCAGTCTACAACTGTGCCCCATCCTAATGCATCACATTTATGCTCTTCTCTAAGCTGAGCTAGCAGCAAATGCTTAAAAGGTAGTCAGGTCTGTTTTTTTGTAAGGGATCTGTCGTTAGCTGAGATAGCTCTTTATAAGAATGATGAACTCTATGAAGGGGATGATCACAATGTAATGGGTTTAGGGAGCACTGCTATCAGGGTGCAGAAGTTTGCTCCAGAATCTCATAAAGAAAAGCACTGGGAGTAGGAGAATTTCTTTACCCCTCTGGGTCTCTGATCTTCCTTCTGCTCGTCACATTCCTTCATACTTATTTTTTCTCTAGCTTTAAAGGTGCAATTCTTTAAATGTGGCTAAAAGTACCTGGTGTAATTCACCGCCTTAAAATCTTCCAGCTCAAGTCCAACCCAAgtgacaaagaagaaaaagaagcccAAAGTCAGCTGGCAAAGTCAGATGAAATTCAGCGGCTTGTGGCTCAGTCACGCAGAAGCTTCAGCAGCAAGGATTATATGACAGCTGTTGCTCAGCTTGATGCTATCATTGAGGTAAGGCATACCTTGTTAGTAATTTCCTTGCAAACATGCAATTGTCCTCGTTGTCATTGCAGATAGTAGGCAGTATTTGTATAGAAACATTCTTTTGTAAGAGATCTTTTTTCATCTATTACAGACCTGCATTTGGGATGCAAACTCCCGTGAGATGCGAGCAGAGTCTTATATTCAAATGGGAGAGATGGGGAAGGCCATCAGTGACCTGAAAGCTGCATCCAAgttaaaaaatgacaacacaCAGGCTTTTTATAAGCTCAGCAACATCTACTATAATCTTGGAGACCATGAGATGTCCCTCAAGTAAGACACAGTTGCACACAATTTTCTTTGAGGAAGTTGAATTTGAAGGTTATGGCTGAAGCTTGTCTACTTGCTATAAGCTAAGCAATGAATTGGGTCCATTAGTAATTCATACAGTGTCTAccttttagtattttttccctcttttcatttttttgcctTGAAACCACTCCTATTGAAATGATAATGTCCAGTCTTTAGTAGCTGATACATGCTGGTAATCTGTATTCAGACCACGACTGTAAAATCATCATGAACATTGAGCTCCGGTCAGTATAAtataacaagaagaaaaaagtacataaacaTTTGGAGgatgcagaataaataaaataagaggaAGAGTGGTCACTAATGCTTAACCAGACATACAGTTTATTTACACtaatgcaaatgtgaccatatAGTTGAAATCAACAGTTAACTCCGTCTGTTTTGATCTTTTAAGTGCTGCTGTTGTTCACTACACCGCAAACATCAGGTGACAATGAAAAGTCAGTGTTTTCCCCTTTACCTCTTCTCGTTTGATCTGTAGTGAGGTGCGTGAATGCCTGAAGCTGGATCCCGACCACAAGCAGTGTTACAGCCATTACAAGCAAGTCAAGAAGCTCAATAAACAGATCCAGTCTGCAGAAGAGCTCATTCAAgagcagaggtgtgtgtgtgtgtgtgtttaaatgtctATCTGTGGGGACCAGGCTGATCCTAGACGTAAAGACACTTTGACATGTATGTGGTTTCAGATAATTGttccagcaaaaataaaatgacatccTATCTGATCTCCTTTATGTTTTTACTAAAGGGCCTCCAAATCCCATCTTGATTTGGAATGTCGTAAGACTTAATTAGGAAGAATCAAAGAGTggtgtgatgtttgtgagtgCTGTGATCCATAACGCATTCTGCTCAGAGATACAccttcctgctttttttttttttttaggtatgaAGACGCAGTCAGCAAGTACGAGGCAGTGATGAAGACTGAACCCAACGTGCCACATTTTTCACTTCTCGCCAAGGAGCGAATCTGCCATGCATTAGTACACGTAAGACCCCTAAATATGTCATCAGATGCTTACTTATTAGAAGATAAAGCTGATCTTCACATTCTCTGTGATCCTACCAGGACCAGCAGGGCAGCAGAGCTATCTCAGTGTGCAGCGAAGTCCTCCAGTCGGACCCTGAAAACGTTAATGCGCTGAAGAATAGAGCTGAAGCTTATGTCCAAGATGAACAGTATGAAGAAGGTAAGCTGCATGTGGTATTTGTAATTTTAACTGAGTCAGTGGTCACGCTAAATGTTGCTGAGTTCATTCATCcttacatgaaataaaaacaaaactgctggGGCATGCAGATGTTcggtttggtttgctttgttAACGCTGGCATTTCATTTGCACGTCATGCACAAAGTCATAACGATTGGACAAAACATCATAACGATTTTGTTGATGGGGCTTTAAAATTCCAGTGAAATGGATTTTGTTGGAAAAAATGTGCttgtttgattaatttattttgtaactCTTATTTTCTAAACCAAAGGAGATGTaacagagaatttttttttattgtacaaaggagaaaaaaagagttccTGTGTTTCATGCACAAATGAAGCAACACTGCAAGGAGAGGGCAGATCCGACGCCTGGACCAAACTTTAATGAGCAGCACATATAGAAAAACATCTAGGCTACTTGCAGGCCTTTGGTCTGTACTGTATTGATATTTCAAACCAGTGTAAATTGGAAGCATACCAACACTGATATTTTGAGGGTTTAGATGTGCAACAACGTTTGATTAACAGACTTGTTGGTCTAATTTGAACTAAACCTGTTTAGTATAAAcacaggttttctttttttatgcactgaaattttaaaaagatggaaaaaaaaagcttaaagttTGAAAGAAATGGGTCATCTTTAAACTAATTAGTGTAAAGCTAAATTAATGCTTCATAACGGGGAATGGATGCATTGGATTTCCATTAGAGTTCGCTGGGGTACTtaataaagtgtgtgtgtgtgtgtgtgtttgctgtcgTGTGCGTTTGCCCTAACACTTCAATAAGGGGTGTTAACTTCTGGTTAGTAGTGTTGTGGCTGAAGTTGAACACAAGGGGTCCTTGTAACATCAGGAAGAATACACAAAGTTGTCATTGAAACCTCCTTTTAATTCAGATCTATCTGATTCATGATAGTGGGTTTATGTTCACTATACAAAAAtaaggtttttatttagtttattgtaaGATTTCGGTCAGTACTGTGCATAAAGTTAGAGTTGCTGACGTCTAAAAACCTGCTTCATTTAACACAATCCTTCTGATTATCACCAAATCCATTTGAATTATTAGTTTGAGTGGGCACATTGAAGGCTAAGTGCAGCAGTATCTAATTTGGTTGCATCCTTATCTAGTTGAAGACAAGCGCCACAAGAGACATAAACTACCAGGTGACTGACGACAGACTACAGATGATGTGATTATTTTTCAGCTTTGATTTGTTGTCTGTGAACAGTGGACATTGCAATTAAAAACCTTTTACTACTTTGTGAAACTTAAAGGAATTTCATATAGTACAGCTTACTTTAGGTGGATGAAAATACTTAAAGAATATCTTATagaaaaatacagtatttgttCTGTTCTGATGCTGTTATTAATGCAACTTGTAGATTTTTTTCAGTGGTGTGAAAAAAAGTGGGAGGAATAACATTACACTGAAATTGGTGGCTGGGTTTGCATGATTCTAATGAGACCTGGAGGAACATAGTTTAGAAGAGAATTGTGTACATATTTCTAATTTGCACAAAATTCTTaaattttatttggaattgtGCTGTAAATCTGGTTAatagaaggggggggggggggggggggggggggggctcaaAGTGATAGCTGGGTGTCTCCTTTTATTGTTGCAAGCtaacaaaatgtcaaaatggcACAGACAAGTTGATGGGTGTCAGGAACtcctaaaaaaaatgaagaagtaaAAGCTGCGCTGGCTTTGAAAAGTGCCAGATGCAGATGTGGGCACAAAGTGAAATGTGTCTCTGCTCAAATATGTTTAACGTCAGTGTAAGAAGGATGTTGGATTTTAGTTTTATGCTGaccaacatttcataaaaatgttAGTTGTAAAGGTCAGTACACATAAATAGCagctataaaaacagaaacaacatgaaTCAAagattttggcttttttttttttttcttttcaaaaaacTGCCAATTTATGATGATCCCATCCACGTATGTCACCCAGAACTATTTTATTTCACATGAGGagtaaaaagaatttaaaatattatagctgaaagaaaagtttaa
Protein-coding sequences here:
- the dnajc3a gene encoding dnaJ homolog subfamily C member 3a, with protein sequence MVSIDHVSHKLLTYIPYVLVLIDMRYEGVKCGKDGSVDNHMEMGKKLLAAGQLADALSHFHAAVDGDPKNYMAYYRRAAVFLAMGKSKSALPDLSRVIELKPDFTSAWLQRGHLLLKWGKLDEAESDFKKVLKSNPSDKEEKEAQSQLAKSDEIQRLVAQSRRSFSSKDYMTAVAQLDAIIETCIWDANSREMRAESYIQMGEMGKAISDLKAASKLKNDNTQAFYKLSNIYYNLGDHEMSLNEVRECLKLDPDHKQCYSHYKQVKKLNKQIQSAEELIQEQRYEDAVSKYEAVMKTEPNVPHFSLLAKERICHALVHDQQGSRAISVCSEVLQSDPENVNALKNRAEAYVQDEQYEEAIKDYENAAKHSENDRQIKEGLERAQRLLKQTKKRDYYKILGVKRTAQKKEIIRAYRKLAQQWHPDNFQDPEEKKKAEKKFIDIAQAKEVLTDPEMRTKFDHGEDPMDPESQQSHHHHFHGGFHGFQGFNPFGSGPFNFKFNFN